In Geotalea uraniireducens, the genomic window TCCATAACGGCACCACCTGGCGGACCAAGCTCTGGCACGAAGAGGGGTGGATCGAACTCGGTCGGCAGGTGGCGGCACGGTACGCCGACGCTTCGATTGTTCTCTCCTGGGGCAATGAAGAGGAGCGGAAGGCTGCCGAAACCATTGCCGCCGGCATTGGCGGCGCGGCAAGGGTTCTGCCGAAGCTGACCGTCAAGGGGCTCTGTGCCCTGATCAAAAAAGTCGATCTGGTTGTCGGCGGCGATACGGGGCCGGTCCACCTGGCGGCAGCCGTCGGTACCCCGACCGTTTCTTTCTATCGGTCTACCGACGGACAGCGGAACGGGCCCCGGGGAGACAGCCATGTGCTCGTCCAGTCGCCGCTACCCTGTCGCGCCTGCCTGCGCAAGGAGTGCGACAAGGATCGCGCCTGCCGATCGAGCATCACTGCCACCGCCCTGCTGGCGGGGATTGATAGGCTGCTGTCGCCCCCCTTTCCATCGGTCGGGTGATATGTTACACTTCCAAACTCACTGCAAATGAGCGGGCGTAAAGGAACCACGATATGCGTAATGTGCTCGTGACCGGCGCTGCCGGTTTTATCGGCTTTCATCTGACGAGGAAGCTGCTGGCTGCCGGCGACCGGGTTGTCGGCTACGACAACCTCAATAGCTACTACGACGTCAATCTCAAACTGGCGCGGCTGCAGCAGCTCGAAGGGAACGAGCGGTTCCGCTTCGTCAAGGGAGACCTGGCCGACCGGGACGCCGTCAACCGGCTCTTCGCCGCCGAGCGGTTCGACATCGTCGTAAACCTGGCGGCCCAGGCGGGGGTCCGCTACTCGCTGGAAAATCCCCACGCCTATATCGAAAGCAATCTTGTCGGCTTCACCAATATCCTGGAAGGGTGTCGGCACAACGGCGTCAAACACCTCGTCTATGCCTCGTCGAGCTCGGTGTACGGGGCGAATACCAGTATGCCGTTCTCCGTCCACGACAACGTCGACCACCCGCTGTCGCTCTACGCCGCGACCAAAAAGGCCAACGAGTTGATGGCCCACACCTATTCGAGCCTCTACGGGCTGCCGACGACCGGTCTGCGCTTCTTCACCGTCTACGGGCCATGGGGGCGGCCGGACATGGCGCTGTTCCTCTTTACTCGCGCCATCATCGAGGGGCAGCCGATCGATGTCTTCAATCACGGCAAGATGCAACGCGATTTTACCTACATCGACGACATCGTCGAGGGGGTGGCGCGGGTAATGGCGCGGCCGCCGGCGCCGAATCCGGCTTGGCGGGGCGATGCCCCCGACCCGGGGACCAGCTTCGCTCCCTACCGGATTTACAATATCGGCAACAATAACCCGGTGGAACTGATGACATTCATCGAGACCATCGAGCAGTGCCTCGGCAAAACGGCGAAGAAAAATCTGCTGCCGCTCCAGGCGGGCGACGTACCGGCTACCTATGCCGACGTCGACGACCTGATGCGGGATGTCGGCTTCCGTCCTGCGACTCCCGTTGCCGAGGGAATTGCCCGCTTTGTCGCCTGGTATCGCGACTATTATCGAGTCTGATCTGTGTTGGCTGCCGGCAGGGAAGGTTGCAGCAACCCGGGCGGCCGCCGATGAGGAAAGAAGGGGGGAGCAATGAAGATTCTGGTAACCGGTGGTGCCGGCTACATCGGCAGTCATGTGGTGCGGCAACTTTCCGAGGCGGGGTACCAGGTGGTGGTCTACGACAACCTCTCCACCGGCAGCGCCGATGCCCTCGTCTGCGGCGAGCAACTGGTGGTCGGTGACCTGGCCGACACGGCCCGTCTCGATGCCTTCTTTGCCGAGCACGGCTTCCGGACGGTACTGCACTTTGCGGCCTCGATCGTCGCTCCGGAATCGGTCACTGCGCCACTCAAGTATTATACGAACAATACCCGCAACACGCTCAACCTGCTGACTGCCTGTGCCAAGCACGGCGTCGAGCGGTTTATCTTCTCCAGCACCGCCGCCGTCTACGGGATGCCGGAAAACGGCCTTGCTGCCGAAGACGGTGCGACGAGCCCGATCAATCCCTACGGGACGTCCAAGCTGATGAGCGAATGGATGCTGCGGGACGTGGGGCTTGCCCACGGACTCCGTTACGTCGCCCTGCGCTATTTCAACGTGGCTGGTGCCGATCCGTTGGCGCGGATGGGACAGCGGACCCCGGAAGCGACCCACCTGATCAAGGTCTCCTGTCAGGCGGCCCTCGGCCTGCGCGATCAGGTGGCGATTTTCGGCACCGACTATCCGACGCCGGACGGTACTGGGATTCGCGACTATATCCATATCGAAGACCTGGCTGCCGCTCATCTCGCCGCCCTTGGCTATCTTGAGCGGGGGGGCGAATCGACGGTGCTGAATGTGGGCTACGGGCGCGGCGAGAGCGTCCGGGAAGTGATCGAGGTTGTAAAGCGGATTTCGGGCGTTGATTTCCCGGTGGTCGAAGCGCCCCGGCGCCCCGGCGATCCGGCAATGCTGGTGGCCCGGGCGGAACGGATCCGCTTGCTGCTCGGCTGGAGTCCCCGCTACGACGATCTGGCAACGATTATCGGCGATGCGTGGCGCTGGGAGCAGAAACTGACTGCCGCCCGATAGAACGTCCCGCGGTGGTCTCTGCCGCCGGC contains:
- a CDS encoding NAD-dependent epimerase, encoding MRNVLVTGAAGFIGFHLTRKLLAAGDRVVGYDNLNSYYDVNLKLARLQQLEGNERFRFVKGDLADRDAVNRLFAAERFDIVVNLAAQAGVRYSLENPHAYIESNLVGFTNILEGCRHNGVKHLVYASSSSVYGANTSMPFSVHDNVDHPLSLYAATKKANELMAHTYSSLYGLPTTGLRFFTVYGPWGRPDMALFLFTRAIIEGQPIDVFNHGKMQRDFTYIDDIVEGVARVMARPPAPNPAWRGDAPDPGTSFAPYRIYNIGNNNPVELMTFIETIEQCLGKTAKKNLLPLQAGDVPATYADVDDLMRDVGFRPATPVAEGIARFVAWYRDYYRV
- the galE gene encoding UDP-glucose 4-epimerase GalE, translated to MKILVTGGAGYIGSHVVRQLSEAGYQVVVYDNLSTGSADALVCGEQLVVGDLADTARLDAFFAEHGFRTVLHFAASIVAPESVTAPLKYYTNNTRNTLNLLTACAKHGVERFIFSSTAAVYGMPENGLAAEDGATSPINPYGTSKLMSEWMLRDVGLAHGLRYVALRYFNVAGADPLARMGQRTPEATHLIKVSCQAALGLRDQVAIFGTDYPTPDGTGIRDYIHIEDLAAAHLAALGYLERGGESTVLNVGYGRGESVREVIEVVKRISGVDFPVVEAPRRPGDPAMLVARAERIRLLLGWSPRYDDLATIIGDAWRWEQKLTAAR